In Limnobaculum parvum, one DNA window encodes the following:
- the lptG gene encoding LPS export ABC transporter permease LptG: MFSVLDRYIGRTIFSTIMSTLFLLVSLSGIIKFVDQLRKTGKGNYDALGAGLYTLLSVPKDIEIFFPMAALLGALLGLGALATRSELVVMEASGFTRMQIASAVMKTAIPLVLLTMAIGEWISPLGEQTARNTRAQMMYGSSLLSTRDGIWAKDKNDFIYIQSVVKEDELSGVSIYHFDKQSKLLSVRYAGTATYDKNSNTWQLYQIDQSDLSQPNKIIGTQTLNEEWQTNLTPDKLGVVAMNPESLSASGLYEYSKYLKQSGQESARYRLIFWNKVLSPLSVAVMMLMALSFIFGPLRSVPMGIRVVTGISFGFIFYMLDQIFGPLSLVYGVPPFIGALLPSLLFLIISIFLLKQKR; the protein is encoded by the coding sequence ATGTTCAGCGTTTTAGACCGTTATATCGGCCGCACGATTTTCAGTACCATCATGAGTACCCTATTTCTGCTGGTCAGCCTGTCCGGAATTATCAAATTCGTGGATCAACTGCGTAAAACAGGAAAAGGGAACTATGATGCATTGGGTGCCGGCCTTTACACCCTGTTAAGCGTACCAAAAGACATTGAAATCTTTTTCCCGATGGCTGCACTGTTGGGCGCACTGTTAGGATTAGGCGCACTAGCAACCCGCAGCGAACTGGTGGTCATGGAGGCCTCCGGATTTACCCGGATGCAGATCGCTTCTGCGGTAATGAAAACCGCGATTCCTTTGGTGCTGTTGACCATGGCAATTGGTGAATGGATTTCTCCGCTGGGCGAACAAACCGCGCGTAATACCCGAGCCCAAATGATGTATGGCAGCTCACTGCTCTCTACTCGCGATGGCATATGGGCAAAAGATAAAAATGACTTTATCTATATTCAAAGCGTCGTGAAGGAAGATGAGCTCTCCGGCGTCAGCATTTATCATTTCGATAAACAGAGTAAGCTGCTGTCAGTGCGCTACGCGGGTACCGCGACTTACGATAAAAACAGCAACACTTGGCAGCTCTATCAGATCGACCAATCGGACCTTAGCCAACCGAATAAAATTATTGGCACTCAAACCCTAAACGAAGAATGGCAAACTAACCTAACGCCGGACAAACTGGGTGTGGTAGCCATGAATCCTGAATCGTTATCCGCCAGCGGACTGTATGAATACAGCAAATACCTGAAGCAAAGCGGTCAGGAATCTGCACGTTATCGACTCATCTTCTGGAACAAAGTGCTGTCGCCGCTATCCGTAGCCGTGATGATGCTGATGGCCTTATCGTTTATCTTTGGTCCGCTGCGTAGCGTACCAATGGGGATTCGGGTAGTTACCGGCATCAGCTTCGGCTTTATTTTCTATATGCTTGACCAAATTTTTGGCCCCCTCAGTCTGGTATATGGCGTGCCGCCATTTATTGGTGCGTTATTACCAAGCCTGTTATTTTTGATTATCAGTATTTTTCTGCTTAAACAAAAACGCTAA
- a CDS encoding valine--tRNA ligase: protein MEKTYNPQDIEQSLYQHWEESGYFKPNGDTSKESYCIVIPPPNVTGSLHMGHAFQQTIMDAMIRYQRMQGKNTLWQTGTDHAGIATQMVVERKIAAEENKTRHDYGREAFIDKIWQWKAESGGTITGQMRRLGASVDWGRERFTMDESLSNAVKEVFVRLHKENLIYRGKRLVNWDPKLRTAISDLEVENRETKGSMWHLRYPLADGVKTADGKDYLVVATTRPETVLGDTGVAVNPEDPRYKDLIGKYVVLPLVNRRIPVVGDEHADMEKGTGCVKITPAHDFNDYEVGRRHALPMINILTFDGDIRDSAEIFDTNGEPSEVYLDALPSELRGLERFAARKAVVAAFDGLGLLEEIKPHDLTVPYGDRGGVVIEPMLTDQWYVRTAPLAKVAIEAVENGDIQFVPKQYENMYFSWMRDIQDWCISRQLWWGHRIPAWYDAEGNVYVARNEEEVRQENNIPADVVLTQDEDVLDTWFSSGLWTFSTLGWPENTEDLRTFHPTNVLVSGFDIIFFWIARMIMLTMHFIKDENGKPQVPFKNVYVTGLIRDDEGQKMSKTKGNVIDPLDMIDGISLDGLLEKRTGNMMQPQLAEKIRKRTEKQFPDGIEAHGTDALRFTLTALASTGRDINWDMKRLEGYRNFCNKLWNASRFVLMNTEDQDCGQNGGEKELSLADRWILAEFNQTVKVYREALDSYRFDMAANILYEFTWNQFCDWYLELAKPVMNSGSETALRGTRHTLVHVLESLLRLAHPIIPFITETIWQRVKLLKNITADTIMLQPMPEYDAALDDKAARDSLEWIKQAIVAVRNIRAEMNIAPGKLLDVLLREASPIAQSRVMENENFIKTLARLSSMTILPAGDKGPVSVTKLVEGAELLIPMAGLVDKAAELERLAKEVSRIEEEIERIESKLENEGFVSRAPEAVVAKERERLATFIDDKAKLLDQKAIIAAL, encoded by the coding sequence ATGGAAAAAACATATAACCCGCAAGACATCGAACAGTCCCTCTATCAACATTGGGAAGAGAGTGGCTACTTTAAGCCGAATGGCGACACCAGCAAAGAAAGCTACTGCATCGTCATTCCTCCGCCGAATGTAACCGGTAGCCTGCATATGGGACACGCATTCCAGCAGACCATCATGGATGCCATGATCCGCTATCAGCGCATGCAGGGAAAAAATACCCTTTGGCAGACAGGAACTGACCACGCAGGTATCGCGACCCAGATGGTGGTGGAGCGTAAAATTGCTGCTGAAGAGAACAAAACGCGTCACGACTACGGCCGTGAAGCCTTTATCGACAAAATCTGGCAGTGGAAAGCCGAATCAGGTGGCACCATCACCGGCCAAATGCGCCGTTTAGGTGCTTCCGTCGATTGGGGGCGTGAACGCTTTACCATGGATGAAAGCCTCTCTAATGCGGTAAAAGAGGTATTCGTTCGCCTACACAAAGAGAACCTGATTTATCGCGGTAAACGATTGGTTAACTGGGATCCAAAACTGCGTACGGCGATTTCCGATCTGGAAGTAGAAAACCGTGAAACCAAAGGTTCCATGTGGCACCTGCGCTATCCACTGGCCGATGGCGTAAAAACCGCGGACGGTAAAGATTATTTGGTGGTTGCCACCACGCGTCCTGAAACGGTACTGGGCGATACCGGCGTAGCCGTTAATCCAGAAGATCCTCGCTATAAAGACCTTATCGGCAAGTATGTTGTCCTGCCGCTGGTAAATCGCCGTATTCCGGTGGTGGGTGATGAACATGCGGATATGGAAAAAGGTACCGGCTGTGTGAAAATCACCCCGGCCCATGACTTTAACGACTATGAAGTTGGACGTCGTCACGCTCTACCAATGATCAATATTCTGACCTTCGATGGCGATATCCGCGATAGCGCAGAGATATTTGATACCAATGGTGAACCAAGTGAAGTTTATCTCGATGCGTTACCGTCTGAGCTGCGTGGGTTAGAGCGTTTTGCCGCACGTAAAGCCGTGGTTGCCGCCTTTGATGGTCTTGGCCTGCTGGAAGAGATTAAACCGCATGACTTAACGGTTCCTTATGGCGACCGTGGCGGTGTGGTTATCGAACCTATGCTAACCGACCAATGGTATGTACGTACTGCTCCTCTGGCCAAAGTTGCCATTGAAGCGGTTGAAAATGGCGATATTCAGTTCGTGCCTAAGCAGTATGAAAATATGTACTTCTCTTGGATGCGCGATATTCAGGACTGGTGTATTTCCCGCCAATTATGGTGGGGACACCGTATCCCTGCGTGGTATGACGCAGAAGGCAACGTATACGTTGCCCGTAACGAAGAAGAAGTGCGCCAAGAGAATAACATCCCGGCTGACGTGGTGCTGACTCAGGACGAAGACGTGCTGGATACTTGGTTCTCCTCCGGGTTATGGACTTTCTCAACCCTAGGCTGGCCGGAAAATACAGAGGATTTACGTACCTTCCACCCAACCAATGTATTGGTTAGTGGTTTTGATATTATCTTCTTCTGGATTGCCCGCATGATCATGCTGACCATGCACTTTATTAAAGATGAAAATGGCAAACCACAGGTACCGTTTAAAAACGTCTACGTGACAGGCCTTATCCGTGACGATGAAGGACAGAAAATGTCCAAAACCAAGGGTAACGTTATTGATCCGCTGGATATGATAGACGGTATCTCTCTGGATGGCCTGTTAGAAAAACGCACCGGTAACATGATGCAGCCGCAACTGGCGGAGAAAATCCGTAAGCGCACCGAGAAGCAATTCCCGGACGGTATTGAAGCGCACGGTACGGATGCCCTGCGTTTTACGTTGACGGCGTTAGCCTCAACCGGTCGCGATATCAATTGGGATATGAAACGTCTGGAAGGTTACCGTAACTTCTGTAACAAGCTGTGGAACGCCAGCCGCTTTGTATTAATGAACACTGAAGATCAGGATTGTGGTCAAAACGGTGGAGAGAAAGAGCTTTCGCTGGCAGATCGCTGGATTCTGGCGGAGTTTAACCAGACGGTGAAAGTCTATCGTGAGGCACTGGATAGCTATCGTTTCGATATGGCTGCCAACATTCTGTATGAATTTACTTGGAACCAGTTCTGTGACTGGTATTTGGAGCTGGCGAAGCCGGTGATGAATTCAGGTTCTGAAACAGCGCTGCGCGGTACTCGTCATACGCTGGTCCACGTATTGGAGTCATTACTGCGTTTAGCGCATCCAATCATTCCATTTATCACCGAAACTATCTGGCAGCGCGTGAAACTGTTGAAAAACATCACTGCGGATACCATCATGCTGCAACCAATGCCGGAGTATGATGCAGCGCTGGACGATAAAGCCGCTCGGGATTCACTGGAGTGGATCAAGCAGGCCATCGTTGCGGTGCGTAATATCCGTGCCGAGATGAATATTGCGCCGGGTAAACTGCTAGATGTGTTACTGCGTGAAGCCAGTCCGATAGCTCAAAGCCGAGTGATGGAAAACGAGAACTTTATTAAAACGCTGGCGCGTCTGTCGTCGATGACCATTCTGCCAGCCGGTGATAAAGGCCCGGTTTCTGTAACCAAACTGGTGGAAGGTGCCGAGCTGTTAATTCCAATGGCGGGTCTGGTAGATAAAGCCGCTGAGTTGGAGCGTCTGGCGAAAGAAGTGTCGCGCATCGAAGAAGAAATTGAGCGTATTGAGAGCAAGCTGGAAAATGAAGGTTTTGTTTCTCGTGCTCCGGAAGCGGTTGTGGCTAAAGAGCGTGAGCGTTTAGCTACCTTTATCGACGATAAAGCCAAACTGCTGGATCAGAAGGCGATCATCGCTGCTTTGTAA
- the torD gene encoding molecular chaperone TorD has product MIRTDNLARERANIYRWFACLLFQELSVTDIASLNSPELQQLLRGLKSIPELHLPADLFRRKLKALANRPNNQLELAADYAELFLMAPPSGVSPYAGHYPHSSPAEERILMDQWLNRLKQQTSNNEAADHLAVQLAVMALLIESLDDLSPSFTSQRQYLNERLLSWLPSLVKLCQQRDKFGFYSSLLRLLKSYILQDEQYLTECIHTSSSSIQTP; this is encoded by the coding sequence ATGATAAGAACTGATAATCTGGCCCGGGAACGGGCCAATATTTACCGTTGGTTTGCTTGCCTGCTGTTTCAGGAGCTCTCGGTTACGGATATAGCGTCATTGAACTCACCGGAACTTCAGCAACTACTGCGCGGGCTGAAATCGATTCCTGAGCTGCACCTTCCTGCCGATTTATTTCGGCGTAAATTGAAGGCGTTAGCCAACCGCCCGAACAATCAGCTTGAACTGGCTGCCGATTATGCAGAATTGTTTCTGATGGCTCCACCGAGTGGGGTTTCTCCCTACGCCGGACACTATCCGCATAGCTCCCCGGCGGAAGAACGGATCCTGATGGATCAATGGCTAAATCGTCTGAAACAGCAAACCAGCAACAATGAGGCGGCGGATCATCTGGCCGTGCAACTTGCCGTAATGGCATTATTGATTGAATCACTCGATGACCTGTCGCCTTCCTTTACTTCACAACGTCAATACCTCAACGAGCGTTTACTTAGCTGGTTACCTAGCTTGGTTAAATTATGTCAACAACGAGATAAATTTGGCTTCTATTCATCACTGCTTCGGTTACTCAAAAGCTATATTTTGCAAGATGAACAGTATTTAACTGAGTGCATTCATACATCATCTTCATCGATACAAACCCCATAA
- the torA gene encoding trimethylamine-N-oxide reductase TorA, whose protein sequence is MSFQKISSSRRRFIQGMMATGALSAITTGPLMGRAWAAEASPEQWIQSGSHFGAFEAKVVNGEWVDTRPFKHDKFPCDMLKAVKEIVYNPSRVRYPMVRLDWLLKREKSDRSQRGDNRFVRVTWDQALDLFWQELERVQKQYGSSGVFTGLADWQMVGKLHKAGGAIDRALGMHGSYVTTVGDYSAAAAQVVLPHVIGSLEVYEQQTSLPLVIENTNTIILWGCDPIKNLQIEYLVPDHEPFGYWQQIKDKVSQGKMKVISIDPVRSKTQNYLGCEQLALNPQTDVALMLGLAHTLYSEKLYNADFVKEYSVGFDQFLPYLMGETDKQPKDAKWAAAICGIDAEKIRELAHQLVKGRTQFMGGWCVQRMHHGEQYPWMLVVLATMVGQIGLPGGGVGFGWHYNGGGTVTSKGPVLSGLGGLSHPPKAVHAADFRGASPHIPVSRMVDCLLSPGKKLAFNGETLTFPDIKMAIFTAANPFHAQQDRNRMIEAWKKLETIIVLDHQWTASCRFADIVLPVTTRYERNDIEQFGTHSNKGLMAIRQVVKPQFEARHDFDIFTDLCKRFNQNEIYSEKLTEMQWIKRLYDEGRKQGQDTGVTMPDFDTFWNGEGYIEYPAGTPWVRHGEFRESPDLNPLGTPSGLIEIYSKTIAGFNYQDCPGHPVWLEPFERSHSGKQAEAYPLHLQSCHPDKRLHSQICSSDNYRKTYAVNGREPLYISPADAKARGLKNGDIARVFNARGQVLAGVVISEDYVTGVVRIHEGAWYSPLEGGKAGTLCTYGDPNVLSADIGTSQLAQGPSAHTAIVQVERYQGTIPAVTGFGGPQQVQGTHA, encoded by the coding sequence ATGAGTTTTCAAAAAATTAGTTCATCAAGACGTCGTTTCATTCAAGGCATGATGGCCACCGGAGCCCTGAGTGCTATCACCACCGGTCCATTAATGGGCCGGGCTTGGGCGGCCGAAGCCAGCCCAGAACAGTGGATTCAATCCGGCTCTCACTTCGGTGCGTTTGAAGCCAAAGTGGTGAATGGTGAATGGGTTGATACACGTCCATTTAAACATGACAAATTTCCTTGTGACATGCTGAAGGCGGTAAAAGAGATCGTCTATAACCCCTCTCGCGTTCGCTATCCCATGGTTCGCCTTGACTGGCTGCTCAAACGCGAAAAATCCGATCGCTCACAGCGTGGTGATAATCGTTTCGTGCGTGTTACTTGGGATCAGGCGCTGGATCTATTCTGGCAAGAACTGGAACGAGTACAGAAGCAATACGGTTCATCTGGCGTATTTACTGGTCTTGCCGACTGGCAGATGGTCGGTAAATTACACAAAGCTGGCGGTGCGATAGACCGAGCGCTCGGTATGCACGGCAGCTATGTGACTACCGTAGGTGACTACTCTGCGGCGGCGGCTCAGGTAGTGCTTCCACATGTGATTGGTTCACTTGAAGTGTATGAACAGCAAACGTCATTACCGCTGGTGATTGAAAATACCAATACCATCATTCTTTGGGGCTGTGACCCAATAAAAAATCTGCAGATTGAGTATCTGGTTCCTGACCACGAGCCTTTTGGCTACTGGCAACAAATCAAAGATAAAGTGTCTCAGGGGAAAATGAAGGTGATCAGCATCGATCCGGTGCGCAGCAAAACGCAAAATTATCTGGGCTGCGAGCAGTTGGCGCTCAATCCGCAGACGGATGTAGCACTCATGCTGGGTCTGGCCCATACCTTGTATAGTGAAAAACTCTACAATGCAGATTTTGTGAAAGAATACAGCGTTGGTTTTGATCAGTTCCTGCCTTATCTTATGGGTGAAACTGACAAACAGCCGAAAGATGCCAAGTGGGCCGCCGCCATTTGCGGTATTGATGCAGAAAAAATACGTGAATTAGCCCATCAGTTAGTTAAAGGTCGTACCCAATTTATGGGGGGATGGTGTGTACAACGAATGCATCACGGTGAGCAATATCCGTGGATGCTGGTGGTTCTAGCAACTATGGTGGGTCAAATTGGCTTGCCCGGTGGCGGAGTGGGATTTGGCTGGCACTATAACGGTGGTGGCACGGTCACCTCTAAAGGGCCGGTGTTGTCTGGCCTAGGTGGATTAAGCCACCCACCAAAAGCGGTTCATGCCGCGGATTTTCGTGGCGCATCGCCACACATTCCCGTTTCCCGCATGGTGGACTGTTTACTCTCTCCGGGTAAAAAACTGGCCTTCAATGGCGAAACACTTACCTTCCCAGATATAAAAATGGCTATTTTCACCGCCGCTAATCCATTCCATGCCCAGCAAGATCGCAACCGCATGATAGAAGCTTGGAAAAAGCTTGAAACCATCATTGTCCTTGACCACCAGTGGACGGCTTCCTGTCGCTTTGCCGATATTGTCCTACCGGTTACCACCCGCTATGAACGTAACGATATCGAGCAATTTGGTACCCATTCCAATAAAGGACTGATGGCCATTCGCCAAGTGGTTAAACCACAATTTGAAGCACGCCACGACTTCGATATTTTTACCGATTTGTGTAAGCGTTTTAATCAGAATGAAATTTACAGCGAAAAACTGACAGAAATGCAGTGGATTAAACGTCTGTATGACGAAGGCCGTAAGCAAGGTCAAGATACGGGTGTAACCATGCCTGATTTTGACACCTTCTGGAATGGTGAAGGTTACATCGAATATCCGGCAGGAACGCCGTGGGTGCGTCATGGTGAATTCAGAGAATCACCGGATCTCAACCCGCTGGGCACCCCGTCTGGGCTGATAGAGATATACAGTAAGACCATCGCCGGATTCAACTATCAGGATTGTCCAGGCCATCCAGTCTGGCTGGAGCCGTTTGAACGCAGCCACAGCGGCAAACAGGCTGAAGCATATCCACTTCACCTGCAATCCTGCCATCCGGATAAGCGCTTACATTCTCAAATTTGCTCCAGCGATAACTATCGCAAGACTTATGCTGTCAACGGGCGTGAGCCGCTGTATATCAGCCCGGCTGATGCAAAAGCGCGTGGGCTGAAAAATGGCGACATCGCCAGAGTATTTAATGCCCGTGGGCAGGTATTAGCCGGCGTAGTTATCAGCGAAGATTACGTGACGGGAGTGGTTCGTATTCATGAAGGTGCCTGGTATTCCCCACTAGAAGGCGGCAAAGCCGGTACGCTTTGCACCTATGGCGACCCTAACGTACTGAGTGCGGATATAGGAACATCTCAGCTTGCTCAAGGCCCTTCCGCTCATACGGCCATTGTACAGGTTGAACGCTATCAGGGAACCATCCCTGCCGTAACCGGTTTTGGTGGTCCTCAACAGGTTCAAGGTACGCATGCATGA
- a CDS encoding type II secretion system protein N, with product MKLNIINKYTVPGLIAVVFGFGAFQAYHTYDNHQSYTLSSTTKHANKAKMDVVAEPTNLTLFSQATTAPKNAVQAPPVAVEVSAIVYSSDTDLSMATLKQGSEEINYRVGEMLKGYSDVFVDSIDKDGIHLRNKGNMETVKLKQPDYMKGHAV from the coding sequence GTGAAACTGAATATTATCAATAAATATACTGTTCCTGGCCTGATAGCTGTTGTTTTTGGATTTGGTGCTTTTCAGGCTTATCACACTTATGACAACCACCAAAGCTACACCTTAAGCAGTACCACCAAACATGCGAATAAAGCAAAAATGGATGTTGTTGCCGAGCCAACAAATCTGACGCTGTTTAGCCAGGCAACCACCGCACCTAAAAATGCCGTTCAGGCACCACCGGTCGCAGTAGAAGTTAGCGCCATTGTCTACAGCAGTGATACGGATTTATCGATGGCCACGCTCAAGCAAGGAAGTGAAGAAATTAACTATCGCGTTGGTGAAATGCTTAAAGGTTACAGTGACGTGTTTGTTGACTCTATTGATAAGGATGGGATCCATCTGCGTAATAAAGGCAACATGGAAACCGTGAAGTTAAAACAACCTGATTATATGAAAGGGCACGCAGTATAG
- the pepA gene encoding leucyl aminopeptidase: MEFSVKSGSPEKQRSACIVVGVFEPRRLSPIAEQLDKISDGYISALLRRGELEGKVGQTLLLHHVPNILSERILLIGCGKERDLDERQYKQVVQKTINTLNDTGSMEAVCFLTELHVKGRNTYWNVRQAVETTKEALYIFDQLKSNKVEPRRPLRKMVLSVPTRRELTCGEKAIQHGLAISAGIKVAKDLGNMPPNICNAAYLASQARQLADAFSENIMTKVIGEQQMKELGMNAYLAVGHGSQNESLMSVIEYKGNPVADAKPIVLVGKGLTFDSGGISIKPAEGMDEMKYDMCGAASVYGVMRAVAELKLTLNIIGVLAGCENMPGGRAYRPGDVLTTMSGQTVEVLNTDAEGRLVLCDVLTYVERFEPEVVIDIATLTGACVIALGHQITGLMSNHNPLASELIGASEQAGDRAWRLPLGDEYQEQLESNFADMANIGGRPAGAITAGCFLSRFTRKYSWAHLDIAGTAWRSGKAKGATGRPVALLTQFLLNRSGQSYDE, from the coding sequence ATGGAGTTCAGTGTAAAAAGTGGTAGCCCGGAAAAACAACGTAGCGCTTGTATCGTCGTCGGTGTTTTTGAACCTCGTCGTCTGTCACCTATCGCCGAGCAGCTGGATAAGATCAGCGATGGCTATATTAGTGCGTTACTTCGCCGTGGTGAACTGGAAGGTAAGGTTGGTCAAACTTTATTGTTACACCATGTACCCAACATACTTTCAGAAAGAATTTTATTAATCGGTTGTGGTAAAGAGCGCGATCTTGATGAGCGTCAGTACAAGCAAGTGGTGCAGAAAACGATCAATACCCTAAACGATACTGGCTCAATGGAAGCGGTCTGTTTCCTGACTGAGCTGCACGTAAAAGGGCGTAACACCTACTGGAATGTGCGTCAGGCCGTCGAAACTACTAAAGAAGCGCTGTATATTTTCGACCAGTTGAAAAGCAATAAAGTCGAGCCACGCCGTCCATTGCGTAAAATGGTACTCAGCGTACCAACCCGTCGCGAGCTAACCTGCGGTGAAAAAGCCATCCAGCACGGTCTAGCGATTTCGGCCGGTATAAAAGTCGCAAAAGATTTGGGCAATATGCCGCCAAATATTTGTAACGCTGCTTATCTAGCTTCCCAAGCTCGTCAATTGGCTGATGCGTTCAGTGAAAATATCATGACTAAAGTCATTGGCGAACAGCAGATGAAAGAGCTAGGAATGAATGCTTACTTAGCGGTAGGTCATGGTTCCCAGAATGAATCGCTGATGTCAGTGATTGAATACAAAGGCAATCCGGTCGCGGATGCTAAGCCTATCGTGTTAGTGGGTAAAGGACTGACGTTCGACTCGGGTGGTATTTCCATCAAACCTGCCGAAGGCATGGATGAGATGAAATATGATATGTGCGGCGCGGCGTCAGTATATGGCGTCATGCGCGCAGTGGCAGAGCTGAAACTCACGCTCAATATCATCGGGGTGCTGGCTGGCTGTGAGAACATGCCGGGTGGACGAGCCTACCGTCCGGGCGATGTGTTGACCACCATGTCCGGGCAGACCGTGGAAGTGCTGAATACCGATGCAGAAGGTCGCTTAGTGTTATGTGACGTATTAACTTACGTTGAGCGCTTTGAACCCGAAGTGGTTATCGACATCGCCACCCTGACCGGTGCCTGCGTTATTGCCTTAGGCCACCAAATCACAGGCCTGATGTCGAACCATAATCCATTGGCATCCGAACTGATCGGCGCATCCGAACAGGCCGGCGACCGCGCATGGCGCTTACCGTTGGGAGATGAGTATCAGGAGCAGTTAGAGTCTAACTTTGCTGATATGGCCAACATCGGCGGTCGTCCTGCGGGCGCGATTACTGCGGGCTGCTTCCTCTCCCGCTTTACCCGCAAATACAGCTGGGCACACCTAGACATCGCCGGCACCGCATGGCGCTCAGGTAAAGCCAAAGGCGCAACAGGACGTCCGGTAGCCTTACTAACCCAGTTCTTGCTTAACCGCTCAGGCCAAAGCTACGACGAGTAA
- a CDS encoding DNA polymerase III subunit chi, which produces MKTASFYLLDHSNSSQGLSACEALTCSIVAERWRMGKRVLIACETQQQAEQLDEALWTLDTDRFVPHNLAGEGPKYGAPVELCWPGKRSNAPRDLLINLQSQFPDFATAFYEVIDFVPHEDDLKQLARERYKVYRSVGFNLSTATPPTI; this is translated from the coding sequence ATGAAAACAGCATCATTTTATCTGCTCGACCACAGCAACTCATCACAGGGGCTCTCAGCCTGCGAAGCGCTGACCTGTAGCATTGTGGCTGAACGTTGGCGCATGGGGAAACGCGTACTCATCGCCTGCGAAACCCAACAACAGGCAGAGCAGTTGGATGAAGCACTATGGACGTTGGATACCGATCGGTTTGTTCCTCATAACCTGGCCGGTGAAGGCCCTAAATATGGAGCGCCGGTGGAGCTGTGCTGGCCCGGTAAACGCAGCAACGCACCACGGGATCTTCTGATTAATCTACAGAGTCAATTTCCAGATTTTGCTACGGCATTCTATGAAGTGATAGACTTTGTTCCACATGAAGACGATTTAAAGCAGTTGGCGCGCGAACGTTATAAAGTTTATCGCAGCGTCGGTTTTAATCTGTCTACGGCAACGCCGCCAACCATCTGA
- the lptF gene encoding LPS export ABC transporter permease LptF, translating into MIIIRYLIRETFKSQIAILFILLLIFFCQKLVRILSMAVDGDIPTNLVFSLLGLGIPEMAQLILPLSLFLGILMTFSKLYSESEITVMHACGLSKNVLLIAALALSILTSAAAGINSLWLGPLSAVSQERIIANAKANPSLGALVEGQFQPSQDGNAVLFVGKVEGNAFTDVFLAQLRPSGNQRPSVVVADKGHIIEDPSGNQRILLETGTRYEGTALLRDFRITDFSHYQALIGHQEAMLDNSGVEQANITSLIASDSHQAKAELNWRLTLIISVPLMALLVVPLSEVNPRQGRVVSMLPAMLLYLIYFLLQSSLKSNAGRGKIDPMIWVWVVNLGYLALGILLNLWDSLPSRRLRARLRGAV; encoded by the coding sequence TTGATAATCATTAGATATCTGATCCGGGAGACATTCAAGAGTCAAATCGCAATCCTATTTATCCTACTGCTGATCTTTTTTTGTCAGAAGCTGGTGCGGATTTTGTCGATGGCTGTTGACGGTGACATCCCGACGAACTTAGTTTTTTCTTTGCTTGGCCTCGGTATTCCCGAGATGGCGCAACTCATTCTGCCTCTGAGCTTATTCTTAGGCATTTTGATGACCTTCAGTAAGCTGTACTCGGAGAGTGAAATCACCGTGATGCATGCCTGTGGGTTGAGCAAAAACGTATTATTGATTGCCGCACTGGCCCTTTCGATACTGACCAGCGCAGCTGCCGGGATTAACTCGCTCTGGTTAGGGCCCTTGTCTGCTGTAAGCCAAGAGCGGATTATTGCCAATGCCAAAGCCAACCCAAGTTTAGGGGCGCTGGTTGAAGGGCAGTTTCAGCCCTCTCAGGATGGCAACGCCGTGCTGTTTGTTGGAAAAGTAGAAGGTAATGCGTTTACCGACGTTTTTCTGGCCCAATTACGCCCTTCAGGCAACCAGCGTCCTTCAGTGGTCGTGGCGGATAAAGGCCATATCATTGAAGACCCCAGCGGTAATCAGCGTATTCTTTTAGAGACGGGTACTCGTTATGAAGGCACCGCGCTACTGCGTGACTTCCGCATTACCGATTTCAGCCACTATCAAGCGCTTATCGGACATCAGGAAGCGATGCTTGATAACAGCGGCGTAGAACAGGCCAACATAACTTCACTGATAGCATCAGACAGTCATCAAGCCAAAGCCGAGTTGAACTGGCGTTTAACGCTAATCATCTCTGTGCCGCTGATGGCGTTGCTAGTCGTACCGCTGAGTGAAGTAAATCCACGTCAGGGCCGAGTAGTGAGTATGCTACCGGCGATGCTGTTATATTTGATCTATTTTCTGCTGCAAAGCTCATTAAAATCGAATGCCGGCCGTGGAAAAATCGATCCGATGATCTGGGTTTGGGTCGTCAACTTAGGCTATTTAGCACTGGGTATTTTATTAAATCTGTGGGATAGCCTACCTTCCCGCCGTCTACGTGCCCGGCTGAGAGGAGCGGTTTAA